CTTTACTAGACCAGGCTGCTAAATCTGGCAAAGTGTTGGACTTGCAAGACGTGCTTAGGCGTTTCGCATTCGATACTATTTGCAAGGTGTCACTGGGTACTGACCCACATTGCTTGGATGATCTCTCGCATGTGCCAGTTCTCGTAGAATCATTCGACGATGCATCTCAAGCTTGTGCCATGCGTGGGATGGCACCTATATACGCTGTTTGGAAAAGCAAGAGAGCTCTCAATATAGGATCCGAGAAGAAGCTGAGCGAAAACGTGAAACGCGTTCACTGTTGTATTAACGAGATCATAGAAAAAAAGAAACGGACGATCATTAATGAAAATGGCCGAGATCACAAAAACATGGATCTTCTCTCAAGATTATTAGTTGCAGGACACGAAGATGAAGTGGTGAGAGATATGGTCATAAGCTTTCTCATGGCAGGAAGAGATACAACTTCTTCCGCATTGACATGGCTTTTTTGGCTCACTACCAATCATCACAACGTCAAAAACGAAATGATCAAAGAAATAACGTCGATCAACAAGGGCGATAAGCCTCTCGAATTCGATGATTTAAAAGAGATGAAGTATTTACAAGCGTGCTTGAATGAGTCAATGAGGCTTTATCCGCCAGTGGCTTGGGACTCTAAGCACGCAGCTAAAGATGACATTTTGCCAGACGGCACAAGAGTTCAAAAAGGCAATAGAGTTACTTATTTCCAGTACGGAATGGGTAGAATGGAGGAGATATGGGGAAAAGACCGGCTTCAATTTAAACCGGACCGTTGGTTGGATGAAAATGGGGTGTTGAAAAGTGTTTGTCCATATAAATTTCCAGTGTTTCAAGCAGGTCCAAGGGTGTGTTTGGGAAAAGAAATGGCCTTCACGCAGATGAAGTATGTATTGGCTTCAGTACTTAGGCGGTTCGAGATTAAACCGGTTAACGTAGATAAACCGGTTTTTGTGCCTCTTTTAACTGCACACATGGTTGGTGGTTTCAATGTGAGAATCTATCACCGTGGTGGCTAGCGGGTGAAATGAAATATATTACGTACTAACTTttgtaaatgataaatataaataaacgagtatatatgtatatatatatagcttttacttgtgttgttgtgcATTAGTTTTTGGTGGAAAGTCATGACGAATGATCAATTAATTTCATGAGACAGAAATGCCGCATTTTTTATTATGTTAGAGTGACATGGGAATGGGATAGCTAGCTGGGGTTAATTGCCTCCGTGTATACATTTGATTTACTGAGTTCAAatccaggggcggagccagcccttcgggtgggccgaacccagtagctttgtctgaaccatatatttgtattaaattttttgtcaaatatgtacaaattattaattaagaacccagtaactttaaagaattagaaccccgaatccacaagcttcgaatcctggctccgcctctgttcAAAATCTAACCGGCTGTGTAAAGATTCCAATATACATTCTGAGTAAAATAAGTAGATCAGACAAAGTGAAAGGTCTAGAGTGCTGTTTCACTCGTGATGCAATGAGTTAGAGGGACGATAGAACCTTGGGATCTTCATATGCCAAATGTGAAAAGTCAATACCATGTGACAGACAAAAACCCAAGAGTTCAAGACTAAAATACGGACCTGACACATGGAAAGAAAATATTTCATCCattctatataataaaaatattgaTGCTTATAAGACTAACGAATGATCCATGATAATAGCAGTTCGAGTTATTTTTGCGTTTACATATATACCTACATGTACAGTTAACATTCGTCAAATTTACCCAAATTCcactttctttattatttttaatttaaaatataaaagttTCGTTCAAGCTGTGAATTAAAGACTTTTCTCACTTTGGGCAAAAGATATGGAACTCTAATATTTTTTAATTAGACAATCAACTCATCTAAGAGATTACGAATGGATAATtattcataaaaataaaattatcaaTCGAGAAAAGAAGGCAAAAGTTACCTACTATAAAAGTGTCAAGCATAGCGAGTTAGATATAGGCTTTCTTTAATTCACTACCAGAATCATCATTTGGCAGAGCTAATAGAGCTTGGTCCTCTCTTGAGCGGGACATCAAGTACATCTATCTTAATGGAGACCAATGTAAATGCTGGGATAGATTCTAAATGCGACGTTGCTTGTTCAACAAGGCGATATTCAAAATGAGCATGTTTTCTTCTCATACTCAAGTTTGACTTCGATTATCGTCTCTTGTTTGCACGAAACAAATCTTCCCCTTTCAATGGTCATGGGCTTTTCTCTATTCCTCTTATATTTCGTCATAAACGcatcactacaagaaagtatagaaattgcAACAGTTCTTTTGGCAgcaaaaataatatagttggcaaaAGTCAATATTTGGCAgctaaaaaaaaagttgttgcacgtcgtTGCAATAACAACCGTTGGaaaaagtttatgcaacaacaaaaaaaaatgttgttgccaaaagtattttttgcaacaataatctaTCTATGGCAACAACAAAAATTTTGTTGTCAAATGTCTTCTTTTTTGTAGTGTATATTCAATCGTACCGTCATGACCCCGCTGATTTGTCTCGATCAGAGCATATCAAGCAGCGCAACCCAATTCTACTTGATTAAGCCCATGTGCTCCTTAACAAAAATTCTTTACATTGTTTCCTGCCGATTTTGTATGTATCATTGCCTCATTGGAAGACTGTAAATAGTTTTTcaaaagtttgaaaaaaaaaaagggtggataAAGATTTAGTGAATTTCTTATTTTTCGCATTCATAAAATACCACATTGTTTTGCTTCCTTCTCTATATAATCACTATTAAAACATGTGTTGTAATCTAAATATATACTCAATATCAGAATTTCGGTCTTCAATTGTTAGTTCGTTGAAATTAATGAAGTCCACCACCatgtcaattttttttctttctacatTTTCGCGTTATAAACCCAGCATTTGAGTTGGCCAGATAATCTCACAAACGAACTTCTAAGGTGTCATGATGCTTTAGAAAATATTAGTTTAAGAACTATTGAAAGGGCCATTTATTAATTGGAATCATTGAGAGTGCCACTCTATTGAAGAATCAGAATTGTAATCAATAATAGAACTCTTTTAGGATCCCAGTCCCACTAGAACCAAAGCCCCGCTAACTTTTAAAGTGTAAAAATACCCCCACGGATAAATGAATTTCACTCTCCATATACGACAAATAGTTTGTCTACTAATAATGATTCTCGAACTTTTAGGATTTTGTAACCTCTGAAGATAACTTTAATTTTCTAATAAATATTTCATTGGAAACAATTGGAAAGATGTTATATGAAACATTTGCATTTTTCTATTAATTCATACAGGGAGGTTGAACCAATCTAGCAGGTAGTTAGAAAATCAAAGTAAAATTAGCCAAACGAACGAATATTGATCTACTAGCGAACCATTGATTTGTCTATTCTTTAATTCATAAGACCTCATTTTTTTCAAATCAATTCGGAAATGATACGCgtaagggaaagaaaaaaaatctgtGTAGTAATCCCCTAACTAAAGAATTATTAAAGAATCCTGATCGAAAACAACAACCATCTTACCAATTTagttattatttattttaaaatattcaaaataatattaaatttaGATATAAGGTGTTACATGCAAGTAAACATTTGTCAACAATACTACGTCTCAATCCAGAGTAAACTTTCATTAACCAGTCACTTCATTAAACTTTTCGTATTTCCATATTATTCATTAgtataataataatttatatttccTATTGCATATAAATCTCTGATACAAGTAAAATATTTGTTACCATGAAAGCTAATTTTGAAATTATTGTTAAGGAACATACACGCAAAGCACGCTATATTttattggttgaccaaaatatccttcaactagtgaCGGACTTTTATACCCTTACTAGTACTACTAACATTTAATTACTAATAATTCTAATTCTATTAAACTGCCAATCAACCGTTACTATTtactaatcctttttttttttttcctgaaaacTAATTACCAATATTATTTCAACTAACCTGCCTTATAGCAGACTTTTAGAGCGGCTATTTACCAATAATCTCTTTTTATTATCTTATTTCAATTGACCGACCTAATAGCTGACTTTTAAAACTAAGGTCCTAGTCCTATTTCGGTTGATCTTCTTCTCCTTTTCTATCTGAATTGTACTCCCAATTCAATTTGCTATGGGGCCAAATACTTCTAACAAAACCCCATTATTCCACACATTTTCCATTGTAGTTTTGGTTCAGAGAAGTCATGTTTTAATGGTTGTAGAGTCTTAAGTCTTTTACAACTTAAACCATCCTTTCAAAGTATGAAAACCATCCTTTCAAAGTATGACTTTCAATTCGTAGTTGGTTATACAAATAAGGATACGGAGAGGTCTCCAATTTTCTACACTATCCTATTTGGTCTAGAAGTCAAGTTCTCAATCAATGTCATGGGTTATGGGTTCAAATATTCGTTTATATAAGGTTGCTGAAAGGGATCTCTAAAACTTGGTAATTAAGAGAAGATTTGGTTCCACGGTGTCCGATCAGATGGAAGAATCGAAAGGAGGCATCAAGCATATTGTTAGAAGCTTGGCGGTATATGTTAATATTGTAAAAGCTCCATGGTGTTGTGTCGAGCTTCCAGCATTACAACCAACTAGCAGTGCGAAACGGGTGGGTTAGATCCGATATTGATGAGCTGAAAACGATTTATACAAAAATGGATCAAATATTCTATTTGCCCATGTCTAACAGAGATAATGGGTTAACCAATGGACAatatgtatatcatatatattaccCATGACTTTAGGAATAGTCAGGTGAGAACACAAGTTAAAAGCCAAAATAAGTTTAGTCTCCCAAAAAgcaagaattcatgaaaaataataagCAGATAAATGGGTATTAATAATATGGATATTCATATTATCCATCTGGTTCCATTTCTTTAATGgataatatccatatttgatcCATTTTTAAAAGTCGGTTCTTCAACCCATATCTAATAGGTCGGATTGGATAGTTACTTGTTTTTTTAACCATTTTGCTAGCCTAATTGCAACTAAAATATCAAATTTACAGGTTGCTTTAGCCGATCCAATCATATAAGGTAGAGCTACGCACTAGGAATTTGAACTAACGTAATGGAATGACTAAAACATAATTTTCACGCAAGGACGAAAGCTATTGCATGCATAATACTTGCCTGTGAATTACCATAATTAGATAAATGTTGGAACAGACGCTATTCAGGATGAAATTTTGATTGTGGATCTGAAATTAAATTGCACATAAGAAATAAAGCAAATCAGGAGTTACTTGGACGAGTATAAACTAAAGGTGAAAATGATATATGTACAATTTAAAATTTTCGTTGTATTTAGTTAGTTCATGCTACAACTTCAATTCATATATTTCCAATCTGTGAagctttgaaaataaaattaGATTCTAATgtaacttcaatttttttttttttttttgtgcccaTAATATATGAGTACACTATACAAATGCAAATGGAAATATTGCAGCCATCAGCTTGCAAAGCCTCACGTTAAGTTACTCTTGACACACCCtatctttttttttattgaatttcAATGCGAAATGttagattaaaaataaaaataaaaacttacaATGCTAATAAAGTTCATATCTTTTAGAAATTAGTTATTTCTTGAAGTAGAGAATTCTCAAGTTGGATAAAAGTATATAACGGTTAGGACTTTGAATTCAGTTTCGAATATGTCACTTAGgactgggcataaataccgaaaaccgaaaaaccgaaccgaaccgaactagtttggtttggtgtttagtGTCCATCAtcaaaaaactgaaaccgaaatagccaaaccgaagtttgataaaaccgaaccgaaaaaccgaacgcgcaccgaaatttaatacattaaccaaaaaaattaaaatagtctagGCCCACTAagtttaaaacaaaaaaaaaaaaaacaattgtaataagtcctcttttgcatttgtatgcCTAATTATacacttcaattgaaaaaatcaaatatccttaacaaagaaaggcaactaggatgtctctttaggattatTGTATGTCATTTATGTGTttttaatgtatgtcctttatgtgttttcttaattattcttacggtatgtatataacacctagtaatcctatgtcatgattatagttttctgttcttgtgtatcctgtttgtttgattttgattttgattttgatttcaatttattagttttatgttttattgcttttgagaatatgaattagtgtcaatggaatcgcttctaatattatattaaaaaaaacgaATTgcaaaaatcgaaaccgaactttaaaaaaccgaaaccgaaagaaccgaaccgaactagtttggttcggtgtttggtgtccaccttcaaaaaaccaaacccgaaatagccaaaccgaagtttgataaaatcgaacTGAAAAaacgaacgcccacccctaatatCACTTTCAATTTAAGAGCAATATTGGCAGTTTATAAATCAGCTACCATTGCAAACATCTTTGACTTTTCATTTACGAAGTAATCCTCACCTCTTTTGACATTAACAAAACAAGTATACAATTCTAAAACATAAaggatatataccaaaaagaacATTTTAATGGAAGTATTAAGTGAATACGATCAAACAATTTATGTATGCCTTATAAAGTAACTAATGTCACACCCCGCCGAGGGGTATGACGGGCTTCGACCCATAGGTCAGAACCACCTAACTTAATAGTTACTTTGAGTATCATATACCCTAACTAGTGAATTaacccgcgcttcgcgcggtcataaGACCTTAAATTTgtaaataatttatttaattatctGAATACTAAAATGGAGTATAATTTTCACAACCTTAAGTTGTCATTAATTTGtctttcaaaagtttttttttaaaaaaaaaaaaagcttttaaTTTTAGTCTGTATGTATCTTGAATTTGAAAATTATAGCCACTTACATGTCCATTCACATTTCAAGTGAAACAAAATTACAAAGACCACAGAACTTCAAGACTAATCCATTGTAACGTAAAGCCAATAGTATTGATCCCTTCACAATCTGCCTCAAAATTACCAATCAATTCCGCTAAATAGTATTCTCCAACCATAACTTGATATGATAAATAGTTAACAAACGATCACAACAAATTTTCAGTTAAACTTTAACATAAACCCATATACTAAAAGTAAGAAAAATTTACTCAAAGAAATTACTATCTCAATCTTTTCTCTTTATAATTTTTCGTTTTACTATATGCTTTTGGTCTTTATAATTGCGCATATTGAGAATTGTGTTTGGTTGACAATTATATTGTTAGGTGTAAAAATAAAGATAAATCTTTTAAAATGATCAAAAAACAGTTTAATATTTTGTGAATGACCGCCTGAATAACCTTCCACGAATGCAATATAATTTTATTGATCGCGAAAGTAATTATCAAGTAGAGCACCGACCGAAAAATATAAGAAGATGAAATACTTAAATAGAGGCGTAAGTGTGAAATTTCAATTATTGCGGAAGATTTCAATCTTCCTCAACAAAAGAAATATAAGATTTAAATTGAAAtataaaatcaagaaataattacatATAGTTCTTGTTTGCTAAAAAAATAGTATTAGAGAGTCTAAGTTAGTAGAGCAATTAGATAAAGCTAATgcaagattctttttttttttttttgggtttctcAAGTTGAAATAGCTTTGGAACAAAATACACGTCAAGCTTCCTCCACTCTAAATCAATATTTTTATCTTCAAGATTTCTCCAAGACAATATTTTTCTTCAAATCTTTACACCATAAGGTGACTCTcctattttaaaaattataactTAAAACACTTCTTTTCAGCAAAAGTTCATCCTTTTATCTACAACAAACAGGAAATATAAGTAAATTTATTTACATCAACGAAATTATGCGGCTTCTTTCCAATTTCTCAATAAATGCCAAGCAAATCATCATTTCTGGTTAAGAAGTTACGTTTTGACTCTATTTCAAATTATTTCAGTTTCAAAATAGTTGTCAAAATTATATTGTATCAATTTTAAATAGATCTAATCATATTCCTGAACGAATCTAATAAAAAAGTTGTGCATTGTAAAAGAAATAAAACAAATTAATAGGAATGGAGAAAAGTTTATGAATTTTAGAAAGTGCATATAATTACTTCCGAAGTAATGCAACCAAAGTTGAGAGAGATATCATCGAGTATACCAGACTCTCGATGCAGATGACATGGCACGAGTCATCAAAACTTAGTAAATACGTACGGAGTAAGAAATTGTGTGACAAAAAAGTATCTTTTCAATTCAAACATTGACAAACCTTTGCCCCTAAAGAAATTGGTACATGTAAGATCAACCAAGATAAAAATCTACTAACACATAAAACTCACTAAACAAATTGTTACAATGCAAAGTAAAAAACAATAAATACAGTGAACCTCATGCTGGAGAATTTCTAACTATTGGAGCTAAAATAGATGAATCATACTCCATATTGAATAGCTTGGCAGTATGAGGCATAGGTTAGTTCTTGTCTTTTTATCTCCTATATATCTTTGGCACAATCATACCCattaatataaaattaattaaagggAAGGGAGAAAACCTTAACGTTTTTGTCTTTTTGATAACCTACCCTCAGCACATTACTACACAATAATAAAATTAATTCGAGGGAGGAGAACAACCACAATGTTTAGGGAATCTAAAAGAGACCTCTAAGATTTTTACTATAAACGTCTTTTCTTTAATGCAAATATAGGTATCAAGATGTAAGATATTTATAATACCAAAAACTAAAAGCAAGCATATTGTGATGAAAattaaatttcaaacttataaagAAAAAacattatacatataaaattaaACAGAAAACAAATTCAAATAACCTTCAAGAGATTAGATAATCTCATGTGATTACCTTTGTGAAGCTAACGTCTAAATGATTGGCATAAAGAGAAAACGCTAAATGCCGAAATGCTTACAAGAATGTTGGAAAACTGATCAGTCTTGATCTTTATTTATAGTCTGGATATTTGGATTAATAAACCACTCATTTACATGTTTTTTAAAGCACCCATAATGCTTACAAGAAAGTTGAAAAACCGATATTGCTTTGGTCTTTATTTGTAGTATGGATATTATATAGCCTATCTTCAAAACTTAATAACTTTTCATCTCCGTAACTTCTCCATAACTTCTTATTTCTTAATATATGAGTTTATTACAATTTAAAGCTTCTGCCGTTTCATTCCACCATAAGCATGTTGTAATGGATATTGAAATAGTGCTCTAAAACAGAAGCAAAAAAAATAGTGCTCTAAATGTGGCTAATTGTTGGATTATTTAATTTTATTAGACCTAATAAGCACATTTCACATAATTAATTAGATAATAAAATTACAACCTTTAATTAGTGATCCCATCAATTGGATAAAATTAGTTACTAATTAAGAAAGTTAAAGGAGTGTCTTTTGAGCTTTTTTTGACATGGCACATAAAtggaaaaaatagaaaaaaaaggaaaaaaaggagaaaaaagataaatagcattctaggccatagagaggtgccacatcaccttgtctatgcctagctttatattatatatagattcaaAGAACaactgcacgcagaaaaggcccaacatagaaatatccaataatccaacatatatattcatatgtgcACCGAGAAAGTCGCTACAACATCACGAGTATCACAAAGCCAGCAAGGCTACCAGAAAAGTATTAAGAGCtcaaataaggccgacaaggccatacataatatttacataccccactatgtccatgagcctctaagagtatacatatgaaGATGTATTATACTAacagaaaagtaccaaaagatagtaagcccggagtagtggcacttgctaacaccgctgaagctgaaaaatcctactgcggttgctctTTAATAACTCTGTCGgaacctgcagcacgaaatgcagcgtcccgtgcaatgggacgtcagtacggctaaaagtactgagtatgtaaggcaggagagtaacaacataattaagatatAATGTAACATTAATAAGGGCAAAAGAAAACTgaacatctggaagtagcacgagatacaatgcatgataaaatcatttgatatatatatatatatacatacataacaaatAATATCCATGCCCGGCCGTAAGACTCGGTGTTATATGTGTAAAATCATGTCGGGCcgttaaggctcggtgtcatacataatatcatacccggccatttaggcacggtgttatcatcattagcccgcgtccggggcaatatcataacatgcccactgcagtggtgtacgcatctacgcgccatgcccgaccgactatagcgcgacacggtgtagtaaaatagtgcaatacatttatatatatatatatatatatatatatatatacaatgcatgAGAAGTCAATAA
The nucleotide sequence above comes from Lycium barbarum isolate Lr01 chromosome 3, ASM1917538v2, whole genome shotgun sequence. Encoded proteins:
- the LOC132632517 gene encoding cytochrome P450 94B3-like, with translation MFLSLFLFFILGFLSFLFLYLSRKIHLKFRKFTPIYGPSSYPILGCLISFYKNRHRLLDWYTELLSESPTQTILVQRFGAPRTIITANPNNVEHILKTNFINYPKGQPFTDILGDFLGRGIFNVDGELWSAQRKLASHEFSTKSLREFVVKTLEEVVETRLIPLLDQAAKSGKVLDLQDVLRRFAFDTICKVSLGTDPHCLDDLSHVPVLVESFDDASQACAMRGMAPIYAVWKSKRALNIGSEKKLSENVKRVHCCINEIIEKKKRTIINENGRDHKNMDLLSRLLVAGHEDEVVRDMVISFLMAGRDTTSSALTWLFWLTTNHHNVKNEMIKEITSINKGDKPLEFDDLKEMKYLQACLNESMRLYPPVAWDSKHAAKDDILPDGTRVQKGNRVTYFQYGMGRMEEIWGKDRLQFKPDRWLDENGVLKSVCPYKFPVFQAGPRVCLGKEMAFTQMKYVLASVLRRFEIKPVNVDKPVFVPLLTAHMVGGFNVRIYHRGG